The genomic interval TGGGGTTCGATGTCATGCATCTCAACCTGCATAAGACCTTTGCCACTCCCCATGGAGGCGGTGGGCCCGGCTCGGGCGCGGTGGCTGCCGCCGCCCATCTGGAGCCATACCTGCCTCTGCCGCGGGTGCAGCGTGAGGCGGATGGTAGCTGGCGCTGGCTCGATCGCGTCGATTGTCCCCAGAGTATTGGGCGTCTCAGCGCCCATGCCGGCAATATCGGAGTCCTGCTGCGTGCCCAGGCCTATCTGCGGCGCCTGGGTGGCAGCGGGGCACATCGCGTCTCTGCCTACGCCGTCCTCAACGCCAATTATCTGTTCAAGGAGTTGCAGCGAGTGGGATATCGAGCCGCTTTTCCGCAGCGCCGCGCCAGTCACGAGTTCTTGCTGACGGTGGAGGACCTTCGCCAGCAAACGGGTGTGCGCGCCCTGGATGTGGCCAAGCGCTTGCTGGATTTTGGCATCTACGCGCCGACCATCTATTTCCCCCAGCTCGTGCCGGAATGCCTGCTCATCGAGCCAACGGAAACGGAAAGCAAGGCGACGCTGGATCGTTTTGTCGCGGTGATGGCGCAGATCCGGCAGGAGGCTTTGGAGCAGCCGGAACTGCTCAAGGATGCCCCGCACCAGTTGACGGTGGGACGCCTGGATGAGGCCTGGGCGGCACGCCATCTGGAACTGGTCCAAGGCCGATGCTGAGCGCACAGACCGCAAGCTCCCCGAAGGAGCTTCTGCAGCAGCTGGCTACCGCCGTTCTCGACAAGGAACGGGCCCTGCGCCTGGTGGTGGCTGCCTTGCTGGGGGATGGTCACGTCCTGCTGGAAGACCTGCCGGGGGTGGGCAAGACGACCCTGGCCCTGGCCCTGGCCCGCTCCCTGGGTCTTGCCTTCGCGCGCATTCAGATGACCTCCGATCTGCTTCCGGGCGACATCTTGGGAGGCACGACCTTCGATCCCAACGCGCGGCGGTTCGTTTTCCGCCCCGGGCCCATTTTCCACTCCGTGGTTTTGGTGGACGAAATCAATCGGGCCTCGCCCCGGGCGCAGTCAGCGCTTCTGGAGGCCATGGCCGAGGGACAGGTATCCCTGGATGGCCAGACCTATCCGCTGCCGGATCCTTTTTTTGTCATAGCCACCCAGAATCCCATGGAACATCAAGGGGTCTTCCCCCTTCCGGAAAGTCAGCTGGATCGCTTCAGCATCATTCTTTCCCTGGGCTACCCCTCGGCGGCGGCGGAGGCTCGCCTCTTGGCGGGGGAACTCACGCGCGTCGATGCGCTCGCGCCGGTGGCCGATGCCGTCACCGTGCAGGTCTGGCGACAGGCGGTGAGCCAGGTATTCCTGAGCACGGAGATCCGGCAGATGCTGCTGGACCTTGCGCACCGCAGTCGTGGCGATGGGCGTATCCGCCTGGGTCTCTCGCCGCGGGGACTGCTGGCCTTGCGGCGCATGGTGCAGGCCTGGGCCTTTCTGGATGGGCGCGATTTTGTCGAGCCGGGAGATCTGCGTGCCGTAACGCTGCCCGTGCTCGCCCATCGTCTGCTGCTGCGGGAACCAGGCTCGGCAGCGCAGATGGCCGTTGCCCTGATGCAGGAGTGTTGGGGTTTCGGGCCGTGAGTCGTCCGCCGCGCGAGGTACGCCTGTCGCGTGCCGGCAAGGTCTTCGTGGTTTTTACCGTGGCGGTGGGCTTCGCCGCCGTCAATACCGGCAACAATATCCTCTTTCTCCTGGTCTCCCTGATGCTCGCCATCATGATCCTCTCGGGTCTGGCGGCTCTGCTGAATCTCTGGCGGATCGATGTGCACGTCCCTCCCGGCCAGCTGCTGAACGCAGGTGAGGCGGCGGTGCTGCAGATCGAGCTGCGCAATGACCGGCCTTGGGGGGCGTGGCTGTTGGAGCTTCAGCTTGGTCCGGCGCGGGTTTCCTGGCCGTACCTGGGGGCAAGGACGACGGTGTCCATTTCCCTGCCCTGGACGGCCGCGGAGCGCGGCCAACCGCCTTTGCCGGACCTGCTGCTCGGCTCATCCTTTCCCTTCGCCTTCGTCTGGCGGGGACGCTACCGTGCCATCCCCAGCGCCCATTGGCCCTGGGTTGCCCCGGCGCCCAGCCGCTGGGATGTCACGCTGCCAACGCAGGACGTGGATGGTGCACAGCTGGACCATGGTGCTGGAGGGCAGGGGGATCTGCTCTGGTTGCGTCCCCGCGAGGAGCGCGAACCGCTCCAGCGCGTCTTGTGGCGGCGCTGCGTCTGGCGGGATCCGGAGATCGGGTTGGCGGCTTATCTTCCGGTCGTGGTGCGGGAGCGGGATGCGGACGAGGAAGTCTGGGTCCTCGACTGGAATGCACCGGCGCTGGCGGCATGGAATACGGAAGAACGGCTGCGGGCTTTGCGTGCCGGCCTGGATCGCGCCGTGGCCGAAGGTCGGGCGTGGAGCCTGCGCTTGCCGGGTTTTTCCGTGGATGGCCGTGCCGGGCAAGGGCAGCTGCGCGCGTTGGAAGCACTGGCGCGCCAAAGGCCCTTGCCTCCTTACCCACCGGTGGATCGCCGGCGCGCAGCAGCGCCCTGGTCACGACTGTCGGCGTGGCAGCGGGGTGCGCGTGCGTCCTGACGGGCGTGGCCGGATTCCCCCCGCGCTCGTGGCGGGCATCGCCCTCGTGCTGTTTCTGGCCATTGGTAGCGATGCCCTGCAATGGCCCTTGCTGCTGTGGCTGCCAGCAACGCTCTGGAGCCTGTGGGCAGGCCCCTCGGAGCGTCCTTTTCCGCTGTCCGGGCGCCTGCGTTTCGTCGCCCTCCTCAGCCTGATGCTGGTGGCCGTCGCTGTGGCGGGTCTGGGCAACTGGCTGGTCATGGCCAGCCAAATCCTCATCCTTGCCCTGACCTTCAAGGCATTGGAGCTGCGCGAACTGCGCGACGTCTATCAAGTCGCCGCCCTGGTCCTGCTGGGTCTGGGCATTGCCGCCTGGCTGCGGGTCGATCTTTCCCTCGGGCTCTATCTGCTGCTGGAGGTGCTGCTCGTTCCTCTGGCGCTGCTCTGGCAGGGTTACTGGGATGCCTGTCGGGGGCAACTTGCCCGTGTCGTCGGTTCCAGCCGGGAGCAGCTCGTACCCTTGCGCCGCCTGGTCCTTTTCGACCTGGGCTTCATGTTCCTGTTGCTCCCGGTGCTGGCGCTCTTCTTTCTACTGCTGCCGCGCACCCCCACGCCGCTGTGGCACTGGGGAGCGGCAGCGGGCACGGCGGTATCGGGTTTTCAGGCAAGGCTAGATCCCCGTGACATCCGCGAACTCAGTCTGGATCCGGCCGTTGCCTTTCGCGCGCGCATCCAGGGTGCGGTTCCACCTCCCGCCGAGCTCTACTGGCAAGGGGCCATTCTCTGGCGCGACGATGGCGGCGCCAACTGGAGTCGTGGACTGCCGCCAAGGTCCGATTTTGCCGGCGTGCAGCAAGCCGATCCCCGACTGGGCGGGGCCTCGTGGCGGGAGACTATTTTACTGAGCTCTGGGGAGCATGAGTTTCTCTTCAGTCTGGGGCAGATGCAGTCTGTGCAGAGTTCGCGCCCCGTGGAGCGTCTGCCCGATGGGGCCTGGCGTCTGCGCGAGCCGAGTCACGAGCCACTGCGCTACGAGGCATTGGCAAGCCCCGACACTGGGGCTTCCACCTTACCGGACTCCTTGCGCAAGGTCGCCCTACAATTGCCAGCCAGGGTGGATCCGCAGGTGCTTGCCCTGGCCCGGCGCTTGCGCGGTGCCGATGCCGGGGCCAGTGTTGCCCACATACTGCACTGGTTTGCCACCGCCGACTTCCGCTACAGCCTGAAGGCGCCGGCAGCGTATCCCCATGGGCAGAGTCTTAGCGATTTTCTGCTGCGAACCCACGAAGGCTACTGCGAATACTACGCTGCCGGTTTGGCCCTGCTGTTGCGCCTCGATGGTGTGCCGGCGCGCGTGGTCGTAGGGTATCGGGGCGGTGAATACAATCCGGTGGGCGCTTTTTGGGTGGTGCGTCAGAACATGGCGCATGCCTGGGTACAGGCTTGGCTACCGGGGCGTGGTTGGGTCCGCCTCGACGCAACCCCTGCGGCACCCAGCGGTACCACGGCGGGCGCTGCCGCGGCGGGCCGGGACCGGGCGTTGTCCGGCACCGATTCCCTGTGGAACTGGCTGCAGTGGCAGTGGCTCAACTGGGTGATTCAACTCACGCCTGCCAAGCAGCGCAGCCTCTGGTCTGCCGGGGGCAGCGTGCTGCAGGGCCTTGCCCACTGGCAGACGCCAAAACTGCGGAAGATGCCCACCCTCTGGCAGCACGGTGGTCACGACACGCTACGGGCTTTGGGACTGCTGACGGTGGCGGGCATGGTGCTCATACTTGCCCTGGTATGGCGCCGGATTGGCAGGAGAGGCGTCGAGTTCTGGCAGCAGCGCGCGCGCCGACGACTGGCGCGGGCCGGTTTTGGGGACTCCCGACCGGGCACGGAGTTCGTCGCCCTGGCGCAAAGGTCGATCCCAGCGCCGCAGCGGCAGGCGCTGGTAGAACTCATTCGTCGGCAACGCTACGGACCGCGAGCCGACCGTGCCGGAGATTTGGCCTTGAAGCGTGGGCTAAGGGCCATTCGCCGCCATCCGAGCGCAGATCCGCAGTAGCGCAAAGCCCTTGCGGTCAGTCTTCGCTGGGAGCGTGTTCCAGGCGTCGACCGCCTTCCAGATAGATGCGTTGATCGGCAAGGCGGGTCGTGCGCGGGCGGTGGGCGACGATGATGATGGTTTTCTGGCCATGCAGGGCCTCGATGGTCTCGGCGATGCGCTCCTCACTCTCGCTGTCGAGATTGCTGGTCGCCTCGTCGAGGACGAGGACCGGGCGCTCCAGATACAGAGCGCGGGCAATGGCAAGGCGTTGCCGCTGCCCACCGGAAAGGTTGCTGCCCTGACCCTGGATGACGGCATCGAGCCCGCCTTGGGCCTGCAAAAAATCCCAGGCATGGGCAGAACGCGCCGCCCGTTCGGCACGTGCGCGATCTGGCTCGGGATCGCCGAAGCTGATGTTTTCCAGGGCCGTTCCGGAAAACAGGATGGGTTCTTGGGCAACAAAGGCGAAGCAGCGGCGATAGGCGGCGAGGGACAGCTGCTCCAGATCTTTTCCCCCGAGCCGGATACTGCCGGCCGTGGGCGGAATCAGGCCCAGCAGGACGCGGACGAAACTGGTCTTGCCGCTGCCGCTTCGGCCGAGTAGGGCAACGGTCTGTCCCGGTGCAATATCCACGTCCAGGCCGCGCAGCACCAGTTCATCGCCGAGGCGCAGTTGCAGACCGCGACATTGCCAGTGACCCCAGGAGGGAAGCGGTGTCTTGTCGGTGTCGAGCGTTTCCGGCTCTGGATCCTGGTCGAGCCAGGCAAACAGGCGATCGGCAGCGGACAATCCCTGTTGCAGCTGATTGTTGGCCGAGGACAGCTGCCGCAGCGGTTCGTAGATCATGCCCAGCGCCGCAAGAAAGCTGAAAAAGGCACCGGCGCTCATGGCCCCGCTGACCACTTGGCTGCCGCCGAGGTAAATGATGGCGGCAATGCCCAGGGCCGCAATCATCTCCATCACCGGCACACTGGCCTTCTGGATGCGCACCATCTGCATCATCAGGCGATAGTAGCGCTCGGCCAGTTCGTGGAATCCCCGTGCCGCGAAGCTCTCGGCACCGGTGGTCTTGATGACCTCGATGCCGCGCAGACTCTGGGAGAATTGGTCCAGAATCTCGCCCATCTGCACCTGTTGATGTTGCCCGCGCTGGCGCAGTTTCTGACCAAAGCGGATCAAGGGGTAAAAGGCCAGGGGAAGTGTGGCCAGGCTGATGAGGGCCAATTGCC from Acidithiobacillus caldus ATCC 51756 carries:
- a CDS encoding transglutaminase family protein, which translates into the protein MRVRPDGRGRIPPALVAGIALVLFLAIGSDALQWPLLLWLPATLWSLWAGPSERPFPLSGRLRFVALLSLMLVAVAVAGLGNWLVMASQILILALTFKALELRELRDVYQVAALVLLGLGIAAWLRVDLSLGLYLLLEVLLVPLALLWQGYWDACRGQLARVVGSSREQLVPLRRLVLFDLGFMFLLLPVLALFFLLLPRTPTPLWHWGAAAGTAVSGFQARLDPRDIRELSLDPAVAFRARIQGAVPPPAELYWQGAILWRDDGGANWSRGLPPRSDFAGVQQADPRLGGASWRETILLSSGEHEFLFSLGQMQSVQSSRPVERLPDGAWRLREPSHEPLRYEALASPDTGASTLPDSLRKVALQLPARVDPQVLALARRLRGADAGASVAHILHWFATADFRYSLKAPAAYPHGQSLSDFLLRTHEGYCEYYAAGLALLLRLDGVPARVVVGYRGGEYNPVGAFWVVRQNMAHAWVQAWLPGRGWVRLDATPAAPSGTTAGAAAAGRDRALSGTDSLWNWLQWQWLNWVIQLTPAKQRSLWSAGGSVLQGLAHWQTPKLRKMPTLWQHGGHDTLRALGLLTVAGMVLILALVWRRIGRRGVEFWQQRARRRLARAGFGDSRPGTEFVALAQRSIPAPQRQALVELIRRQRYGPRADRAGDLALKRGLRAIRRHPSADPQ
- a CDS encoding ABC transporter ATP-binding protein, which encodes MNAPAPGALHSPSFRRLIRLLRPHRGAIAGAMVLMAISGLATGALAYYIKPVLDRIFIDRQAQMLLWLPAGVVVIYAVKGLADYFQAVVLARIEEQILRQLREALFHHTLRLPLRQIIQQSHGATLSRMSLDLTLLQQGLTVLARFFLSAFQILALIAVVLYMSWQLALISLATLPLAFYPLIRFGQKLRQRGQHQQVQMGEILDQFSQSLRGIEVIKTTGAESFAARGFHELAERYYRLMMQMVRIQKASVPVMEMIAALGIAAIIYLGGSQVVSGAMSAGAFFSFLAALGMIYEPLRQLSSANNQLQQGLSAADRLFAWLDQDPEPETLDTDKTPLPSWGHWQCRGLQLRLGDELVLRGLDVDIAPGQTVALLGRSGSGKTSFVRVLLGLIPPTAGSIRLGGKDLEQLSLAAYRRCFAFVAQEPILFSGTALENISFGDPEPDRARAERAARSAHAWDFLQAQGGLDAVIQGQGSNLSGGQRQRLAIARALYLERPVLVLDEATSNLDSESEERIAETIEALHGQKTIIIVAHRPRTTRLADQRIYLEGGRRLEHAPSED
- a CDS encoding AAA family ATPase, with the protein product MLSAQTASSPKELLQQLATAVLDKERALRLVVAALLGDGHVLLEDLPGVGKTTLALALARSLGLAFARIQMTSDLLPGDILGGTTFDPNARRFVFRPGPIFHSVVLVDEINRASPRAQSALLEAMAEGQVSLDGQTYPLPDPFFVIATQNPMEHQGVFPLPESQLDRFSIILSLGYPSAAAEARLLAGELTRVDALAPVADAVTVQVWRQAVSQVFLSTEIRQMLLDLAHRSRGDGRIRLGLSPRGLLALRRMVQAWAFLDGRDFVEPGDLRAVTLPVLAHRLLLREPGSAAQMAVALMQECWGFGP